The genomic window TATGAGTCATTGCTGAGGACATCACTAATTTGTTGCCGGCATTCTTCCATGAGAAGCTGGTGGTACTTGCCGTGGTTGCTATCAAGCACATCAAGAAGTGTGCCAATGTCATGTGCATATTGTCTAAGAGTAGACCCAAACAGAGTGACATAATCCTTCACCAAGAGAAGATGTGTGGCTGACTCCATAGAGGAGAAATGCTCCTCTAACACGGATGTCATTTTAGCCACAGCCGTCTCCCACATTGTTTCAACTTGATCAGCTACGAGGAGAACACCGGCAGTTCTGAGGACTCTATCCTCAACTATAAAGAATCCAGCAATTTGAGCAAAAAATGTCTGGTATGATTCAACAAAAGGTTGTGCTGAAGATATTTCAAGGTCCGAATTCAATTGTAACAATCTATTGGTATAGTAGTATTCACGAAACTTCTCTCGGATTCCTAGAAGATCATGAATATGACAAGCACGGTAAAGAGGTGTAAGGTCAAACACGATAACAGGATCTTCATCAAATTCTTCAGCATCCAAAGTGTAATCTAGATTCCCTACTTCTGAAATATATTGTTCCTCAGCCTTTCTCTGCTGTTCCAGCATTTCCTCGTCCCTTTGACGAACTGTTGCAGTGCGGCCGATTGCTGTCTGCCCAATATTTCTAGCAGAGCTCCTTATCTGAACCATCCATTCGTTAACTTGACCGCAAACGTTCTTCTCAATGTGCAATTTTATAACAGGAATTTTCCTCTCTACAACCATTTTGAGAGCTTTTAAAGGAACATTATGCAGGTAACTTTTCTCAATCAAATCCACAGTTTTCAACGCAGAATAAAACTGGCCTTCAGAAACTTGACTGTTACACTTTACACAAAGATCCAACACCTGTACACAATTCTTCGACATTTTTACAGCTTCAGCCACATTCTTCTTAACAGAATAACACTCAAGAAGCTCTTCAAGCTTAACAAGAAGGTCACTACCAACCTGCTGTAACTTAAAATTATCACCATGGAGCTCACTCTTTAACTCTTCAGCATCAAACAACACACCACGAAGCTCATCAACCGCAAGAATAAACTCCTCATAGTGAGTCTTACACATCTCCTCAATTTCAGCTTCCTTTTCCTTAACCACAAAACTCATCTGGCGAAGAAGCCCTTCCGGCCGCCCCGTTTCAAACGCATGCCTAACAAGAGGACCAACATCATCATTTCCACCATTTGTAAGGGACAAATCCTCCCCAGCATCACCATTCTCTACAAAACTTCTCCTCCTTGGTTTTAAATCCATTATCAAATAAATCCCTGAAATTTTGAAGACATGAAACCAAACACTAAAACCTAGctcaacaccaaaaaaaaaccacttacaacaaattttttggtattaaccatCTTGTTCCCCAGGTAAGGGCCCGGACTCTGGTAATCCAGAGTCTACCAGAGTCCAGGCCACGAGATAAGTACTTACTAAGAATTATTCCTATCAGGAATCGAACCTTTGAGTTCGATTTGTCCTGGAGGAGCTCATTAACTACTTGAGCTCAATTATTTAGTTAATGATACATCATAGTTAATTGACAAGAGAAGATTCAGTAtgcataaaagaaaataataaattaaaataaaatagtaccTGGTAGAAAATGGGGTTTGGGTGGTGATGAGTGAGAAatgaaaagagagagagagtgttgAGAATGAAAAGTAGTATAATAGTATTAGTTGGGTTGAGATTTCCGTTGCCGAATGAATGGAATGTTAGTAGCTGCTAAGCTGGACGATAATTCCCTAGAAAGCAAGGGATACTACTGGCAACAGAAGTGTTTTGGAGTTTGATTGTACTTGGTTGTTACATAGTCACCCGCTAAT from Trifolium pratense cultivar HEN17-A07 linkage group LG1, ARS_RC_1.1, whole genome shotgun sequence includes these protein-coding regions:
- the LOC123921891 gene encoding exocyst complex component SEC15A-like → MDLKPRRRSFVENGDAGEDLSLTNGGNDDVGPLVRHAFETGRPEGLLRQMSFVVKEKEAEIEEMCKTHYEEFILAVDELRGVLFDAEELKSELHGDNFKLQQVGSDLLVKLEELLECYSVKKNVAEAVKMSKNCVQVLDLCVKCNSQVSEGQFYSALKTVDLIEKSYLHNVPLKALKMVVERKIPVIKLHIEKNVCGQVNEWMVQIRSSARNIGQTAIGRTATVRQRDEEMLEQQRKAEEQYISEVGNLDYTLDAEEFDEDPVIVFDLTPLYRACHIHDLLGIREKFREYYYTNRLLQLNSDLEISSAQPFVESYQTFFAQIAGFFIVEDRVLRTAGVLLVADQVETMWETAVAKMTSVLEEHFSSMESATHLLLVKDYVTLFGSTLRQYAHDIGTLLDVLDSNHGKYHQLLMEECRQQISDVLSNDSYDQMLIKKETDYENVILSFNLQTSDIMPDFPYVAPFSSMVPDVCRIVRSFIKGSVDYLSHGIGLNMNVFDVVRKYLDKFLIDVLNATLLDTINSGNITVPQVMQIATNIAVLERACDFFLRHAAQLCGIPCRPVERPQAALSAKAVLKTSRDAAYIALLSMVNKEIDKIMTLTVSVNWTPEETNQNGNDYIHEVKIYLHSVLTPAQQILPLDAMYKVGSGVFEHISNVIVAAFSNDGVKRFNTNAVINIEYDLQIIENFADERFYSAGLGEIYNEGSFKNYLIEARQMINLLLSSQAENFMNPSIREKSYCALDYKKVSAICDKFKESPDGIFGSLGNKNAKQSARKKSMDVLKKRLKDFS